In Bacteriovorax stolpii, a single genomic region encodes these proteins:
- a CDS encoding 2OG-Fe(II) oxygenase has product MKKEMLISSLIEKGWFHAEDFLPQEFCLELLEECKTLEWKTAHVGAGNLKQEALEIRNDSIFWIDEKSASNLQTKYLEEMHSLMGEINRELYLGLREFECHFAHYKTSGFYKKHLDQHKGSQKRVVSAIFYLNEPVAGGELVIYSKENPETVEAKIKPRPGSFVCFLSNQIYHEVLPTESERYSLTGWFRTL; this is encoded by the coding sequence ATGAAAAAAGAAATGCTCATATCCTCTCTTATTGAGAAGGGATGGTTTCACGCCGAAGATTTCCTTCCCCAGGAATTTTGCTTAGAGTTATTGGAAGAATGTAAAACGCTGGAATGGAAAACCGCCCATGTAGGCGCCGGAAATCTAAAACAAGAGGCCCTGGAGATCAGAAATGACTCTATTTTCTGGATTGATGAAAAAAGCGCCAGTAACCTTCAAACAAAGTATCTGGAAGAAATGCACTCACTTATGGGTGAAATCAACCGCGAGCTTTATTTAGGGCTTCGCGAATTTGAATGCCACTTTGCCCATTATAAAACTTCAGGCTTTTATAAAAAACACCTCGACCAGCACAAGGGCAGTCAAAAGCGCGTGGTCAGCGCTATTTTTTATCTCAACGAACCTGTGGCCGGTGGAGAATTAGTTATTTACAGCAAAGAGAATCCTGAAACTGTTGAAGCAAAAATCAAACCCCGTCCAGGAAGTTTTGTTTGCTTTTTAAGCAATCAAATTTATCATGAAGTCCTGCCCACAGAAAGTGAGCGCTACTCTTTGACCGGTTGGTTCAGGACCCTATGA
- a CDS encoding LysR family transcriptional regulator, with protein MKWLNYHHLIYFREIANEGSISKASEKLLIGQPALSAQLKQLEDQLEIELFERKNRKLILTDAGKVVLKYANEIGQLGQELLQVIADKSYSNKTPFRLGALDSVPKQIVWEIAQKARSYGDCFVSIVEGDQEELTQELLSRNIDCFISNYSGDISKDKNMNSKSFVKAPVSIYGSKQYLDCKNNFPKSLNNQPMILPTHHSKLRHDLDYFFDSKKIKILSELETQDTALMKIFAAQGAGLAALPDIAALDQVRNDTLYKIGTLPNIKEEYWIISSKRTIDNPIASKLMKSI; from the coding sequence ATGAAATGGCTCAACTATCACCATTTAATCTACTTCCGCGAAATCGCCAACGAAGGAAGTATCTCTAAAGCTTCTGAAAAACTCTTAATCGGTCAACCCGCTCTCAGTGCTCAGCTAAAACAACTCGAAGACCAATTGGAAATCGAACTTTTCGAAAGAAAAAACAGAAAACTCATTCTGACTGATGCTGGAAAAGTTGTTCTGAAATACGCTAATGAAATCGGACAACTGGGACAGGAACTTCTACAAGTTATCGCAGATAAATCGTACTCAAACAAAACACCTTTTAGACTTGGCGCTTTAGATAGTGTGCCTAAGCAGATTGTTTGGGAGATCGCTCAGAAGGCCAGAAGCTACGGCGATTGTTTTGTCAGTATTGTCGAAGGAGATCAGGAGGAGTTGACTCAAGAGCTTCTCTCGCGCAATATCGATTGTTTTATCTCAAACTATTCGGGTGACATTTCAAAAGACAAAAACATGAATAGTAAGTCTTTTGTCAAAGCTCCCGTTTCGATCTATGGATCAAAACAGTATTTAGACTGTAAAAACAATTTTCCCAAATCGCTTAACAATCAGCCGATGATTCTTCCAACTCACCACTCGAAGCTTCGCCACGATTTGGATTATTTCTTTGATTCAAAAAAGATTAAGATTTTAAGCGAACTTGAAACGCAGGATACGGCCTTAATGAAAATCTTTGCTGCTCAGGGAGCAGGTCTTGCGGCCCTGCCGGATATCGCGGCCCTGGACCAGGTGAGAAACGATACACTTTATAAGATCGGAACACTTCCAAACATTAAGGAAGAGTATTGGATTATCAGTTCTAAGAGAACTATTGATAACCCAATCGCTTCCAAATTAATGAAGTCTATTTAG
- a CDS encoding TerC family protein — MESQLSWWIGFHVFVFAMLALDLGVFHKKDHVVSVKESLIWTGVWITLALIFNYGVYHYIGEREAYEFLTAYVLEKSLSVDNIFVMTLIFTYFKVEQQYQHRVLFWGILGALVMRIVFIAGGVALISKFHFILYIFGAFLIYTGAKMLFSGGDDDINPEEGFIYKFSKKYFKMTDKFHAQKFFVMENGVRHMTPLFLVLLIIESTDVIFAVDSIPATLSVTKSAFIAYTSNIFAILGLRSLYFAFAGVVKLFRFLSYALSVVLIFIGVKMLIEFKYKIPTSYSLGFVLGLITLSIIFSLLIPEKENDESK; from the coding sequence TTGGAATCGCAGTTATCGTGGTGGATTGGTTTTCACGTTTTTGTTTTTGCCATGTTGGCACTCGACTTAGGGGTCTTTCATAAAAAAGATCACGTTGTTTCTGTAAAAGAATCGCTTATCTGGACTGGCGTATGGATTACACTGGCACTGATTTTCAATTACGGCGTTTATCACTATATCGGAGAGCGAGAAGCTTACGAGTTCTTAACGGCCTATGTTTTAGAAAAGAGCTTAAGTGTCGATAACATTTTCGTTATGACTTTGATTTTTACTTACTTTAAAGTTGAGCAACAATACCAACACCGTGTTCTATTCTGGGGGATTTTAGGTGCTTTGGTTATGAGAATTGTCTTTATCGCTGGTGGAGTCGCCTTAATTAGTAAATTCCATTTCATTTTGTATATCTTCGGGGCCTTCTTAATCTATACCGGAGCAAAAATGCTTTTTTCGGGGGGAGACGATGATATCAATCCGGAAGAAGGATTTATCTATAAGTTTTCAAAAAAGTATTTCAAGATGACAGATAAATTTCACGCCCAGAAATTCTTTGTGATGGAAAATGGAGTGCGCCACATGACTCCGCTGTTTCTGGTTCTTTTAATCATTGAATCAACAGACGTTATTTTTGCGGTGGATTCAATCCCGGCGACTTTATCGGTAACAAAGAGTGCCTTTATCGCGTACACATCAAACATCTTTGCTATTTTAGGACTGAGATCGCTGTACTTCGCTTTTGCCGGCGTTGTGAAACTCTTCAGGTTCCTGTCATACGCTCTTTCGGTCGTCCTGATCTTTATCGGGGTGAAAATGTTAATTGAATTTAAGTACAAAATCCCAACGTCTTATTCATTGGGATTTGTTTTAGGTTTAATTACACTTTCAATTATTTTCTCTTTGCTTATTCCAGAGAAAGAAAACGACGAATCTAAATAG
- a CDS encoding alpha/beta fold hydrolase, which produces MELKNEMIQAGGIRLNVITAGPKGVPPVVLLHGFPERALSWRDYIELLANHGFFVIAPEQRGYGHSERPGKVSDYRMECLSLDIVHVMNHYQIKKANLIGHDWGCAVGWFLITIYPERFNKALLLSSPHWEVFRKHLLLNPSQALKSWYMFAIQFPKLPELFISAHNFKFFGEAIKKSAFNAPYPESELVALKKEWKEKSSMTFMLNWYRAMKDLKEKSPKEKISVPVTLVWGARDPFLQKKMAEDSLALCEKGQFILLENTGHWPHHENKIELSTLMLSLFGV; this is translated from the coding sequence ATGGAATTAAAAAACGAGATGATTCAAGCTGGTGGGATACGGCTAAACGTCATAACTGCCGGGCCTAAAGGTGTGCCTCCGGTCGTACTGTTACATGGATTTCCAGAACGTGCTCTTTCCTGGAGAGATTATATCGAGCTTCTGGCCAATCATGGTTTTTTTGTGATTGCACCTGAACAAAGAGGCTATGGGCACTCAGAGAGGCCTGGGAAGGTTAGCGATTATCGTATGGAATGTCTCTCTCTGGATATAGTGCATGTGATGAATCACTATCAAATCAAAAAGGCCAATCTTATTGGGCACGACTGGGGATGCGCAGTCGGATGGTTTCTAATCACTATTTACCCTGAAAGATTTAATAAAGCGCTTCTTTTAAGTTCGCCTCATTGGGAAGTTTTTAGAAAGCATTTGTTATTAAATCCGTCCCAGGCCTTAAAGAGCTGGTATATGTTTGCCATACAGTTTCCTAAGTTGCCTGAACTTTTTATATCTGCACATAATTTTAAATTTTTTGGGGAAGCCATTAAAAAAAGTGCGTTCAATGCCCCCTATCCTGAGAGTGAGCTTGTTGCTTTAAAAAAAGAGTGGAAAGAAAAATCATCGATGACTTTTATGCTTAATTGGTATCGGGCGATGAAAGATCTGAAGGAAAAATCCCCTAAAGAAAAAATTTCAGTTCCAGTTACTCTTGTCTGGGGAGCGCGCGATCCCTTTCTTCAAAAGAAGATGGCGGAAGATAGCCTTGCCCTTTGTGAGAAGGGACAGTTTATTTTATTAGAAAATACAGGTCACTGGCCTCATCACGAAAATAAGATCGAATTAAGCACTCTGATGCTTTCGCTATTTGGTGTCTAA
- a CDS encoding lysophospholipid acyltransferase family protein produces the protein MKVKILAQIIYYLIRILNLTYRYEFIGLENKKRAKDFHPNKTFVYALWHQNLIGAIFSHIGEQFTMVISESKDGELVAVTCEKFGHIPARGSSTRGGKRALIEIVKTVKRGVPGALTVDGPKGPAHVVKPGVIEIARLAQCALLPLSPYAEKYWYFKKSWDQFRIPKPFTKIVVVIGEPVFIGEDVSREAFEEVALKVGNLITQGEEIAKAHLSKN, from the coding sequence ATGAAAGTTAAAATCCTCGCGCAAATCATCTACTACCTTATCCGCATTTTAAACCTGACTTACCGTTATGAGTTTATCGGACTGGAAAATAAAAAACGCGCTAAAGATTTTCACCCCAACAAAACTTTTGTCTACGCTCTTTGGCACCAGAATTTAATTGGCGCTATCTTCTCGCATATTGGCGAACAGTTCACGATGGTTATTTCTGAATCAAAAGATGGAGAACTAGTCGCTGTCACCTGTGAGAAATTTGGTCACATCCCGGCGCGCGGAAGCTCTACACGCGGAGGAAAGAGGGCCCTTATTGAAATCGTAAAGACAGTTAAGCGCGGAGTTCCCGGAGCTCTTACTGTCGATGGCCCAAAAGGTCCTGCACATGTAGTAAAGCCGGGGGTCATTGAAATTGCCCGCCTCGCTCAATGTGCGCTTCTCCCCCTTTCTCCTTATGCTGAAAAATACTGGTACTTCAAAAAAAGCTGGGATCAGTTTCGCATTCCAAAGCCTTTTACAAAAATTGTCGTGGTAATTGGTGAACCGGTTTTTATTGGTGAAGATGTCAGCCGTGAAGCGTTTGAAGAAGTTGCACTTAAGGTTGGCAACCTCATCACTCAAGGTGAAGAGATTGCCAAGGCCCATTTATCTAAAAATTAA